The Pseudomonas entomophila genome segment TGGCTATGGTGGTAGGTGCCGACCACGCGTTCGTCGCCAACCGCCAAGGCGTGATCGTTGCCGCCTACGACAGTCTTGAGCGATCAGTGGTTGGGCTCGACGTCGGATTCAGGCCTTACTTCAAAACGGCGTTGCAGGGTGGGCGAAGTGTGTATGGCGCCATCAGCAGCACCACGGGGCAACGCATGTTCTACATGGCCGCGCCTGTATATGAAGCACAGAACAAGCATGACCGGATCATTGGTGTGCTAGTGGCGCGATTCGATGCCCGCACACTCGAGGCCGGCTTCAACAAGCCACGCAGCAACGAACAGGTGCTGGTACTGTCCCCCGACGGCATCGTGCTCGCCTCCAATGCTCCACAGTTTGTGTTGAAAGCCGATCACCCCTGGGCAGCGGCAGCCTTCTCCGGCGAAATCCGCCGGCAGTTCAGCGACCATCCATTTCCTCGAGGAGTGCCTGAGGCCCTGCCGTTCGAAATGGGACGTTCGGTGGTGGAAATCGATGGCCAGCGCTATGCCATGGCTCGCAACAGTTTCGACTGGAACGATCCGAGTGGCCTCTGGTCGGTCGTGACCCTGAGCAACTTGAACCAGGTCCTGACCGATGGCCAGGTACTAGTGGTATCAGGTAGCAGCGCGCTTTTGCTCCTGCTGTTGATGTGGGCAGCGCTGCGACGTATGTCCGATGCGCGTCAACACCAGCGTGACGTGCAGCGGATCGAGCAGAGCGAGAAACGCCTGGACCTGGCGTTGCAGAGCGGTGCGCTCGGTTTGTGGGATTGGCACGTGAGCCTTGGCATCATCGTCAACAATGACGTCTGGCTGCGTATTCTCGGTTACTGCAAAGGTGAACTGAACCAGACATTCGGGAATGGCCTCGAACGCTGGGCCGGCCTGGTGCATCCGGATGACCGGGTACAGGTATTGGCCAAACTCTATGCCCACGTCGACAACCACACCGACGAGTACCGCGCTGAATACCGCATGCTCAGCAAAAGCGGGCAGTGGTTGTGGGTGCTGGATATCGGCAAGGTCATGGAGCGTGATACGCAAGGCGTGGCGACGCGTGTCACCGGCGTGCTGCAGGACATCAGCGCGACGGTCGAGGCGCAGCAGGCCATCGTCGAGAGCCAGACCAAACTCAGCTCGATGATCGGCAACATCCCGGGGGCGGTGTTCCGCAGCTTGCCGGACCGGGAGCGTACGATGCTGTTCGTCAGCGATGCGATCGAAGCGATCTGTGGTGTCTCGGCCCAAGCGTTCATCGCCGGACGGCCTTTGCGTGGCCTTGTCCATCCGGATGACCTGGTGGTGTTTGATCGAAGCCTGGAGAGCCTGGACTATGTTCTCGAGTATCGGATCATCGCTACCGATGGCACGGTCCGCTGGTTGTATGACAAGGGACAGATCATCAGCCAGGGGGGGCTCCCCCAGTATCTGGATGGTGTGATCTTCGACATCAGTGAACGCAAGGCATCCGAGGCTTTGCTGCAGCAATCCCGGCAGCAGGCCGAGTTGGCTATCCAGGCCAAGTCGGCGTTTCTCGACACTATGTCCCATGAGATCCGCACGCCGCTCAATGCGGTCATTGGCATGGCCCATTTGGTGCTCGACATGCCATTGGAGTCCAGGCAGCGCCGTTATATCGAGAAGATGGACCGGGCGGCCAAGCACCTGGTCACTCTTGTCAACGGCATGCTGGATCTGTCGCGGATCGAATCCGGGAAGCTTGCGCTGGAACAGGTGACCTTCAATCTTGCCGACCTGCTTGATGAGGTAGTGGGGCTGGTAAGTTCGCGTCTCCAGCAAAAGATGATCGATGTGCGTACAGATATCCCGCAGGCTCTGAGGGGAGCATTCATCGGCGATCCACATCGTTTGCAGCAGGTCTTCATCAATCTTCTGGACAACGCTATCAAGTTCACCGAATCAGGGAGCGTGACGATCGATGCCAATCTCCTGAGACAATGGCAGGACAACATCGAGCTCGAGTTCATCGTTCACGATACAGGTGTAGGCATGACCTCACAGCAATGCGCCCGGCTGTTCGATGCGTTCGTCCAGGCTGATGCATCCATCAGTCGGCGCTACGGCGGAACGGGGCTGGGGCTGGCGATCTGCAAACGGATCGTGCAAATGATGGGTGGCACCATCGAGGTGCAGAGCATTGAAGGGCAGGGCAGCACGTTTCGCTTCAACGTATGTTTACGCACCGCACAGGCTTCGCTGAGCGGGCCGATACGCGAGGACAGCCATGAGGAGCAAGCGCGTTCGCTGTTGGGGGCACGTGTGTTGGTGGTGGAAGACAACACGCTTAACCAGGAGGTCTTCATGGACCTGTTGCAGCGTGCAGGCGTTCAAGTCGTTGTCGCAGGCAACGGTGAGGAAGCATTGGTGATTCTAGCTAGGGACACAGCGTTCGACGCCGTGCTCATGGACTGCCAGATGCCTATCCTGGACGGCTACCAGGCCACAGCCCGGATCCGCCAGGAGTTGCACCTTGACTGTCTGCCGATCATCGCGGTGACTGCCAATCTGCCCGGCGAAGTCCAAGCGAGAATCTTGGCGGCGGGGATGAATGACTGCGTCGTGAAACCTCTGGAGGTCGAGACGTTCTACCGCACCCTGTGCCGCTGGATCGGCCGAGGCACGCTGCCAACCGATGAAGGCGCAAGGAACCCGTACGCACTTGGTGCGGGAGGCATAGACCTGGCACATGGCCTTGCGGTGGCGGGCCATGACCCTGCTTTGCATCAGCGCCTGTTGCGCATGTTCCTGCGTGACAACCAAGAGCTGCTGGCGCAACTTTGGTCAGCTCACGAATGCAATGACAGGCCATCCCTGGCTGCGCTGGCCCATGGCCTGCGCGGCAGTGCCGGACATATCGGCGCGATGGCTGTCCAGGCGGCAGCTGCGAGGCTCGAGCAAGGTGCCGAGCGTAACGAGGATACCCTTGCGCCGATGTTGGCGCTCAGTGCCTGTTTGCAGTCCCTGCTCGCGACCCTGACGTCAGTACCGACGCTTGCCCCAGATGTTTCACCCTTGGGTAAAGGCGCTGGCCCAACCCTTCCTCCAACTGAGGTGGAGCGATTGGCGAGCCTGCTGCTGGAGAGCAATGCCCAGGCGCTTGATGTGATTGAAGCGCTGTGCCAGAGGGACGCGGGCGGGCAACTGCTGGAGGTTCGTGAAGCCATATACCGTATGGACTTCACTTGTGCTCATCGACTGCTGAGCGCCATACGGGCTTGATTCATGGAGGCTTAATGTCTATCTCTCGACTCACAACATCGGCGACCACGGGTTTCTTGCTAAGCATTGCCGCAAGCGCGATTGCTCAGGTCGGATCACCCCCTTCTTTCGACTGCGGTGCAAAGACAATCAGCACCATGGAGTCGTTGATCTGTCAAAGTCAGGCACTGTCATCCCAGGACCGGGATTTGGCGCGCACCTACAAGGCCGCGCTGGCAAAGGCGGGCGGCCAGGCCAATCGACTCAAGGCCGAGCAGCGCGGCTGGATCAAAGGGCGTGATGAGTGCTGGAAGGCAGACGACCAGAATGCCTGCCTGCGCAGCACCTACACCCAACGCACAGTCGAGCTGCAGGTCGGCTATGCGCTGGTGGCGCATGACGGGCCGATCCGTTTCGACTGTGGGGACAAGGGCCAGATCGACGTGAGCTTTTACAAGACCGACCCACCGGCGGTCGCCGCCACCTATCGAGACCAGCGCTCAATCATGATCGCTGTTCCTTCGGAGAGTGGCATGAACTTCCAGGGGCAGAATGAAAGCTTCCGGGGGCATCAGGAGGAAGCAACGGTGACTTGGGGCGCCGACGGTAAGGCGTTCACTTGCAGGAAACAAGGCTGACAGGTCAGGTGCGTTGCTCGCGGGTGAGCACTGCCTGGCAACGGCCGATCCGTTCGTTGCAGACCTCGACCAACAACTCATGCAACTGACGCAATGATGCGGTGATTCGCGAGCGGTGGGACACAACCAGGCTCAAAGGCGCCAGGTCGCCACTCCAGCCTGGCAACAGCGGCTGAAGCAGACCAGCCTGCAAGTCCTGTGCAACATTGAGCAACGGTAGGTAACAGACCCCTTGACCAGCCAACGCCCAACGCCGCGCCACGTCGCCATCGTCGCAGCAGAACAGCCCTTGGACCCGTGCGTGTACGACCTCACCCGCGTTATGGAAGCGCCAATGCGATTCGGCCTTGCCTATATGGCTGACAATGCAGTCATGTGTGTTCAACTGCTCAGGGTGCTCTGGTGCAGGGCGCACAGCCAGGTAAGCCGGTGACGCACAGGCGATGAAGTGGTGCTGCTTGAGTATCGGCAGCTCGACCAGGTCCAGTGCCAGGCTGCGGCCGAAACGCAACGCGGCATCGAAGCGTCCCGTGAACAGGTCTTCTTCCTTGTCATTCAGCGAGAGATGGATCTGCAGCCCAGGTTGCTGCTTCTTCTGCTGCAGCAGCAGATCGAGCAACAGGTGGCGTCCCAGATCGGAGGGTACCGACAGCTCCAGTTGACCGTCATCCTGCGAGAGCGCCCGTTGCCCCTGGGCAAGTATCTTCAAGGCGTGCTGAGCACTGTCTAGATATCGCGCACCCTCGCTGGTGAGTTTCATCAAGCGCGTCGAACGGGTGAACAGCCTCACCCCCAGGCGGTTTTCAAGGCGCTTGAGTGCCAGGCTTGCCGCCGCAGGCGTGATGGACATGGCACGCGCCGCAGGAGAAAGCCCTTGCAGTTCGGCGATGAGGACAAAAAGCTCGAGGTCTTCCAGGTTGGCCATGACTAGGACGCTCGCTCAACGGTCCAGATGCGCGTGGGCGATGCCCAAAAGGGTCGAGCACAGAATTTCGGTGTCGCTGGGCAGGTTGTGTGCCGCAGGGTGCGAGAGCATTGCGCCGAGGGCCCGCTCGTGCCGAAGCGCCACATGCGCCGCCGGTTGCAGCAGCGCCAGATGGTACGTCAGTGCGAGCGCGAACAAACGGGCGGACAGCGGAGCGTGCTCCGGCAATGTGGTTGACCTACGCCCCCCGAGCAGGCCATCGGCATGGCTGAGGTCCCAGGCCAGGTTCAGCACCGGGTCCTCGGCATTGGTGTGACCGATGATCTCCTCGATCAGCACACGACTGGCGCCAAGTGCCTGGGGCAGGGCGTCGTGCGGTTGGCCGAGGCCGATCAAGGCCAGGCAAGCTGCCGAGCGCAAAGCCACCTGGTCGGGGTCGCGTAGCGCATAGGCGAGCAAGGCGGCGAAGCTGTCTAGCAATGCGTCCAGGCGCACCTGTGGGTTATGCCGCAGTTGCAAGGCCAGGGCAGCGATGAACCCTTCGCGCATGTCGCTGCCCGCCGTCGAGCCGCCATCCGGCTGGCATGGGTGCAGCAGCTTGTCGCGATACCCCAGGTGAGTGGCGATCCTGGCAAGCACGACCGGCGGTGAAATAGGTTTGGTGATGTAGTCCGATGCGCCGAGCAGAAGGCCGAGGCGCTCATCCTCGACGCTGGTGCGGGAAGTTAGAAAGATCACTGGGATACTGGCCGTGACTGCGTGTTTGCGCAGTTCGCCAAGCACCTGGAAACCATCCATCTCCGGCATGGTGATGTCGAGGATGATCAGGTCGGGCTGGCTGTTCCTGGCCAGCTCCAGTCCACGTGCGCTGCTTTTGGCCAGGAGCACCTCGTACTCGGCCGTGAGGATCTTCGACAGGATTACCAGCGATTGCGGATCGTCATCGATGGCCAGCAGAGTGTATGGCTTTGCGGTGTGCGCAGTGGGCATGGTGACGACGCCTGTTCGGACTTGAGCGACAGGCAGCCTACCATTCAGATGACGCGGATGTCCTGCGTGCCAGCCAACGACGCGCAGCGTTCGCGGAGAAAGGCCTGGAGGACCCTGACCCGCTCACTGACCTGAACCCTGTGCGGGCACATCAGGTAGACCGGCGCAGGCTCTCCCTGCCAGTCGGCGAACAAGGCACGCAACCTGCCAGCGCGCACATCCGTGGCGACATCTAGCCATGCCTTGTACACGACCCCGTGCCCAGCGAGCGCCCAGCGCCTGGCAACTTCGCCGTCGTCGCTGCGATAGTCACCGCGGACCTTGACCTCGCAGACCTCGTCACCACGCCTGAAACGCCAGACATCGTAGGGACGCCCCTGGCGCTGGTAGACAATTGCCGAGTGTTCGGCCAGTGCCTGAGGCGAGGTTGGCTCACCCTGGCGGGCAAGGTAGGCGGGGCTGGCGCAGGCGACTCGATGATGCGCCTCCAGCACCGGCAAGGCCACCAGGGTGGAATCGACCGGTACGCCGAAGCGCAGTGCGACATCCACCGGCTCGCCGAACAGGTTGTTGGGGCGGTCGTTGAGCAACAGATGCA includes the following:
- a CDS encoding response regulator, with product MPTAHTAKPYTLLAIDDDPQSLVILSKILTAEYEVLLAKSSARGLELARNSQPDLIILDITMPEMDGFQVLGELRKHAVTASIPVIFLTSRTSVEDERLGLLLGASDYITKPISPPVVLARIATHLGYRDKLLHPCQPDGGSTAGSDMREGFIAALALQLRHNPQVRLDALLDSFAALLAYALRDPDQVALRSAACLALIGLGQPHDALPQALGASRVLIEEIIGHTNAEDPVLNLAWDLSHADGLLGGRRSTTLPEHAPLSARLFALALTYHLALLQPAAHVALRHERALGAMLSHPAAHNLPSDTEILCSTLLGIAHAHLDR
- a CDS encoding PAS domain-containing protein, with amino-acid sequence MIVNCFEHRKWVCLSGCLIVAIVVGMIIGGYYRDRVEGRFLAEVLQQNQERAVDLGDWNVDGFAIGALSMLGRHNTALKAVIDQPAAQARQAATMPLKTLAMVVGADHAFVANRQGVIVAAYDSLERSVVGLDVGFRPYFKTALQGGRSVYGAISSTTGQRMFYMAAPVYEAQNKHDRIIGVLVARFDARTLEAGFNKPRSNEQVLVLSPDGIVLASNAPQFVLKADHPWAAAAFSGEIRRQFSDHPFPRGVPEALPFEMGRSVVEIDGQRYAMARNSFDWNDPSGLWSVVTLSNLNQVLTDGQVLVVSGSSALLLLLLMWAALRRMSDARQHQRDVQRIEQSEKRLDLALQSGALGLWDWHVSLGIIVNNDVWLRILGYCKGELNQTFGNGLERWAGLVHPDDRVQVLAKLYAHVDNHTDEYRAEYRMLSKSGQWLWVLDIGKVMERDTQGVATRVTGVLQDISATVEAQQAIVESQTKLSSMIGNIPGAVFRSLPDRERTMLFVSDAIEAICGVSAQAFIAGRPLRGLVHPDDLVVFDRSLESLDYVLEYRIIATDGTVRWLYDKGQIISQGGLPQYLDGVIFDISERKASEALLQQSRQQAELAIQAKSAFLDTMSHEIRTPLNAVIGMAHLVLDMPLESRQRRYIEKMDRAAKHLVTLVNGMLDLSRIESGKLALEQVTFNLADLLDEVVGLVSSRLQQKMIDVRTDIPQALRGAFIGDPHRLQQVFINLLDNAIKFTESGSVTIDANLLRQWQDNIELEFIVHDTGVGMTSQQCARLFDAFVQADASISRRYGGTGLGLAICKRIVQMMGGTIEVQSIEGQGSTFRFNVCLRTAQASLSGPIREDSHEEQARSLLGARVLVVEDNTLNQEVFMDLLQRAGVQVVVAGNGEEALVILARDTAFDAVLMDCQMPILDGYQATARIRQELHLDCLPIIAVTANLPGEVQARILAAGMNDCVVKPLEVETFYRTLCRWIGRGTLPTDEGARNPYALGAGGIDLAHGLAVAGHDPALHQRLLRMFLRDNQELLAQLWSAHECNDRPSLAALAHGLRGSAGHIGAMAVQAAAARLEQGAERNEDTLAPMLALSACLQSLLATLTSVPTLAPDVSPLGKGAGPTLPPTEVERLASLLLESNAQALDVIEALCQRDAGGQLLEVREAIYRMDFTCAHRLLSAIRA
- a CDS encoding MliC family protein; this encodes MSISRLTTSATTGFLLSIAASAIAQVGSPPSFDCGAKTISTMESLICQSQALSSQDRDLARTYKAALAKAGGQANRLKAEQRGWIKGRDECWKADDQNACLRSTYTQRTVELQVGYALVAHDGPIRFDCGDKGQIDVSFYKTDPPAVAATYRDQRSIMIAVPSESGMNFQGQNESFRGHQEEATVTWGADGKAFTCRKQG
- a CDS encoding LysR family transcriptional regulator, which translates into the protein MANLEDLELFVLIAELQGLSPAARAMSITPAAASLALKRLENRLGVRLFTRSTRLMKLTSEGARYLDSAQHALKILAQGQRALSQDDGQLELSVPSDLGRHLLLDLLLQQKKQQPGLQIHLSLNDKEEDLFTGRFDAALRFGRSLALDLVELPILKQHHFIACASPAYLAVRPAPEHPEQLNTHDCIVSHIGKAESHWRFHNAGEVVHARVQGLFCCDDGDVARRWALAGQGVCYLPLLNVAQDLQAGLLQPLLPGWSGDLAPLSLVVSHRSRITASLRQLHELLVEVCNERIGRCQAVLTREQRT
- a CDS encoding LysR family transcriptional regulator, which translates into the protein MHGLAELKVLVKAAEAGSLSAAARELDISPAAASLTLKRLESRLGVRLFARSTRQQRLTAEGERYLEAARLALAALDEGERAIRGAGHGLAGVLQLAAPSDFGRSVLLGWLDELRALHPHLQLHLLLNDRPNNLFGEPVDVALRFGVPVDSTLVALPVLEAHHRVACASPAYLARQGEPTSPQALAEHSAIVYQRQGRPYDVWRFRRGDEVCEVKVRGDYRSDDGEVARRWALAGHGVVYKAWLDVATDVRAGRLRALFADWQGEPAPVYLMCPHRVQVSERVRVLQAFLRERCASLAGTQDIRVI